From the genome of Malus domestica chromosome 04, GDT2T_hap1, one region includes:
- the LOC103433221 gene encoding isocitrate dehydrogenase [NAD] catalytic subunit 5, mitochondrial-like, which yields MTILSLGSGEDPSPFGCEKKTKSRDLFFSDRQITHNQLQMASHLLRRASSHFLSGAVNPAHSLLSSSSPSSQSARVFSSASTPIRATLFPGDGIGPEIAESVKQVFREADVPIEWEEHYVGTEIDPRTQSFLTWESLESVRKNGVGLKGPMATPIGKGHRSLNLTLRKELNLYANVRPCYSLPGYKTRYDNVDLITIRENTEGEYSGLEHQVVRGVVESLKIITRQASLRVAEYAFHYAKAHGRERVSAIHKANIMQKTDGLFLKCCREVAEKYPEIKYEEVVIDNCCMMLVKNPALFDVLVMPNLYGDIISDLCAGLIGGLGLTPSCNIGEGGIALAEAVHGSAPDIAGKNLANPTALLLSAVTMLRHLELHDKADRIQNAILSTIAEGKFRTADLGGSSSTSDFTQAIVDHL from the exons atgaccatcctctccttgggctcaggagaggatccaagtccATTTGGTTGTGAGAAGAAGACCAAAAGTCGGGACTTATTCTTTTCCGATCGCCAAATTACACACAATCAGCTGCAAATGGCTTCCCACCTATTGAGGCGCGCCTCCAGCCACTTCCTCTCCGGCGCCGTCAACCCTGCCCATAGCTTGCTGTCGTCATCGTCCCCGTCATCTCAGTCAGCTAGGGTTTTCTCCTCCGCTTCCACTCCGATCCGAGCCACCCTCTTCCCCGGCGACGGTATCGGCCCCGAGATTGCCGAGTCCGTCAAACAG GTGTTCAGAGAAGCTGACGTGCCAATTGAATGGGAAGAACATTATGTTGGGACTGAAATAGATCCGAGAACGCAGAGTTTCCTAACATGGGAAAGTTTAGAGTCAGTGCGGAAAAATGGGGTAGGCTTGAAAGGGCCAATGGCCACACCAATTGGGAAAGGTCATCGTTCCTTGAACCTTACTCTGAGGAAAGAACTTAATTTGTATGCAAATGTCAGGCCTTGTTACAGCCTTCCTGGCTACAAAACTCGATATGACAATGTCGATCTTATCACTATTCGTGAAAATACAGAGGGAGAGTATAGTGGGCTTGAGCATCAA GTGGTGAGAGGTGTTGTTGAGAGCCTCAAGATCATCACCCGTCAGGCAAGCTTGAGGGTGGCTGAGTATGCTTTTCATTATGCTAAGGCCCATGGAAGAGAGAGAGTCTCTGCAATTCACAAAGCAAACATTATGCAGAAAACTGATGGTCTTTTTCTTAAG TGTTGTCGTGAGGTTGCAGAGAAGTACCCTGAAATCAAATATGAGGAAGTTGTCATTGATAATTGCTGTATGATG CTTGTGAAGAATCCAGCACTTTTTGATGTGTTAGTGATGCCTAACCTCTATGGTGATATTATAAGTGATCTTTGTGCTGGGTTGATAGGCGGTTTGGGCTTAACGCCAAG CTGCAATATTGGAGAGGGTGGCATTGCCCTTGCTGAAGCTGTACATGGTTCAGCACCTGATATTGCTGGAAAG AATTTGGCAAATCCGACCGCCCTGCTTTTAAGTGCTGTTACAATGCTACGCCATTTGGAGCTCCATGATAAAGCAGATCGGATCCAAAATGCAATCCTCAGCACAATTGCAGAGGGGAAGTTCCGAACCGCTGACCTTGGTGGCTCTTCATCAACTTCTGACTTTACGCAGGCAATCGTCGATCATCTTTGA